The DNA window GACCTGAAACGCCGGAACGACTCTATTCGCCTTTTATTCTAGGGAGCACGGCACGGTCGATGGAAGTCGAAGCGAGCATATTCTTTATGATCAAGGGGATTCTGGTCATGAAGAAAGGAGAGGCGGCGAAGATCCAGATCGGGTCGTTTCCACGTCTGGACCAAGTGATCGAACAGGCAGCAGCGGCTGGCGTGCACTTTTATGTCTGTGAGCAGAGTACCCAGTTGTTGGGGATACCCAGGGGCGAATTCATCGAGCAGGCCACGATCGGTGGGGCGGCGACACTGAACGATCTCGCACTGGATGCAGATGCTGTCCTCACCTTCTGAAGAGGGAGAGGCCATGAAGCAGATATATCTCGACCATGCGTCCGCATCTCCCGTCGACCCGCGGGTGGTCGCGTTCGCTGTACCATTTCTCTCTGAGGATTACGGCAACCCGTCCACACTCTATGTGAAGGGCCTTGACGCCAGGAGAGCGCTGGAGAGTGCACGGGGAAAGGTCGCCTCCCTCATCAATGCGGAGAGCCCGGCCACCATCATCTTCACCGGCAGCGCCACCGAGTCCAACAACCTGGCCATCCGGGGAACCGCGCTGCGGAACAGGCAGGCCGGGCAGAAGGTGGTTTCGAGCGTCATCGAACATATTTCTGTCCTAAACCCGATGAAGGAACTCCAGAAGAGCGGGTACCACTATGAGACGGTACCGGTCGACGCCAGCGGGATCGTCGATCTTGAAACACTGGCAGACCGGGTGACGAAGGAGACCGTGGTGACCTCCATCAACTATGCCAATGATGAGATCGGCACGATCGAACCGATTCGTGAGATCAGCGAGATCGTGCATGAGCGGGGGCAGTACCTGCACGTAAATGCGACAGCGGCGGCCGGCAAGATCTCGATCGATGTCCAGAAGGACGGGGTCGACCTGCTGACTCTCTCCTCCAATGATCTCGCTGGTCCACGAGGGGCAGCAGCCCTCTACATCCGGAGAGGGGTGAAGGTGCAGACGATCCTTCCCGGCGGGGGGCAGGAGAATGGGATCAGGTCGGGGACCGAAAACCTCTTCGCCATCGCCGGGATGGGGGAGGCGGCCGTCATCGCAGGAGAGGAGATGGCAGCGGAACGAGAACGGCTGCAGCAGATCGCGAGTCTATACCGCCAGGAGATCCTCACCATTCCGGACTCGTACCTGACCGGCCACCCGACCGAGCGATTGCCGGGTCACCTCAGTTTCCGGTTCAGCCGGATCGAAGGGGAGAGTATTCTGCTGAACCTCGACACGGCCTACAACATCCAGGTCGCGACCGGCTCGGCCTGCAGTTCGCGGACGCTAGAGCCGTCGCATGTACTGCTGGCCATCGGCCTCAAGCATGAAGAGGCGCACGGATCGATGATCATGACCCTCGGGAGGTCGACGCTGGGGGAGGACATCCCGTATGTGGTGGACGCAGTGAAGAAGACGGTCGACCGCCTCCGGGAGATCACCGCGATGTAAGGAGGAGAAAATGGAAGACGTACCACAGATCGGATATACCGAGAAAGTGATGGACCATTTCATGCACCCGCGAAATGTGGGGGCTGTGGCCGATCCGGACGGGGTCGGTCAGGTGGGCAACCCCGTCTGCGGGGACCTGA is part of the Methanosphaerula palustris E1-9c genome and encodes:
- a CDS encoding cysteine desulfurase family protein, which produces MKQIYLDHASASPVDPRVVAFAVPFLSEDYGNPSTLYVKGLDARRALESARGKVASLINAESPATIIFTGSATESNNLAIRGTALRNRQAGQKVVSSVIEHISVLNPMKELQKSGYHYETVPVDASGIVDLETLADRVTKETVVTSINYANDEIGTIEPIREISEIVHERGQYLHVNATAAAGKISIDVQKDGVDLLTLSSNDLAGPRGAAALYIRRGVKVQTILPGGGQENGIRSGTENLFAIAGMGEAAVIAGEEMAAERERLQQIASLYRQEILTIPDSYLTGHPTERLPGHLSFRFSRIEGESILLNLDTAYNIQVATGSACSSRTLEPSHVLLAIGLKHEEAHGSMIMTLGRSTLGEDIPYVVDAVKKTVDRLREITAM
- a CDS encoding DsrE family protein; this translates as MTSKILYVQTSGPETPERLYSPFILGSTARSMEVEASIFFMIKGILVMKKGEAAKIQIGSFPRLDQVIEQAAAAGVHFYVCEQSTQLLGIPRGEFIEQATIGGAATLNDLALDADAVLTF